In the Populus nigra chromosome 2, ddPopNigr1.1, whole genome shotgun sequence genome, ACTTATAAAATCATGTATCCAAACACCCATTTCAATCGCTCTAAAACTCCCACACGCACCCAATGCATTCACCATAGTAACACGATTAGGCACCACGCCCGCATATTGCATTTTCTCAAACGCAATTAAAGCATCAGCATAATTCTTAGCATTCCTGTACCCCATAATCAAAACAGTCCACGACACAACATCTCTGTCagacatttcatcaaacacttCACGGCACAACCCCATGTAACCGCACGAAGCATAGACATCAAGCAAAGAGTTCTGGACATAAATATCATTCAAATGACCTAATCTTATGACATGGGCATGAACACATTGGCATTTGAGGTAGTCTCTACAGTCCGACAAggacttgaaaagaaaagggaaggtgTAGTTATTAGGAAGGATAGAGTTGTAGTGCATGTGGATGTAAATTGAGTAAGGAATGTGAGGGTCATGGATACGAGAGAAGGCTCTGATGAGAGTGTTGCAAATGAAAACATGGGGTTTATGGAGGTGGGTGAAGAAGAGGGGTAAGGATGAGTGTAAGAGGGAAAAGTTTTGGGAGGCGGTAATGAAGTGGTAGGCAAGTGTGGTGTTGGAATGGAGATGATGGAGGATGATTTGGGATTGGATTTGGTGGATGTGAGTTGGAGAAGCACATTTGTTTAGGAGATTGATTATCTTGTTTATCATGGGGCTTAGCTCTTGGAATGTTCTCATGACATGTGCGGCGGAAGCAGCCCCAAAACCGGTGTTCTTCAGCAAATCAAAGTATAAGAAAGCCGCAGTCGTCAACAGTGAGTGATTGAATCTTTCTCCCTTTCGCGTCTAAGAAATTCTGAGATCCATAGAATCGAAgaggttaaaaaaacaaaaaaagcacaCATATAAATGCGCATCCGGGGAATCGAACCCCGGTCAGTACCGTGGGAGGGTACTATGATACCACTACACTAGATGCGCTTCCGCTAAAcattcttatatttaatttcatcaacGTGCCGTCAAGCGATGCGGACTAATGAGGTCTTCTAGCTAGTACCTGGTGGAAACTCTCAAGGAGAATCGGGCAgttataatagaaaataaaaggaatagatgaattaatatatatagtaagaatttttgataaaatagtatattttaATATCGTGtgcaaaaatataatattaattaaattt is a window encoding:
- the LOC133682160 gene encoding pentatricopeptide repeat-containing protein At5g43790-like; translation: MRTFQELSPMINKIINLLNKCASPTHIHQIQSQIILHHLHSNTTLAYHFITASQNFSLLHSSLPLFFTHLHKPHVFICNTLIRAFSRIHDPHIPYSIYIHMHYNSILPNNYTFPFLFKSLSDCRDYLKCQCVHAHVIRLGHLNDIYVQNSLLDVYASCGYMGLCREVFDEMSDRDVVSWTVLIMGYRNAKNYADALIAFEKMQYAGVVPNRVTMVNALGACGSFRAIEMGVWIHDFISRNGWDLDVILGTSLVEMYLKCGRIDEGLNAFRCMKEKNVFTWNVVIQGLGFAKSGQEAVWWFNRMEEEGFEADEVTLANVLNACIHSGLVDMGRQIFSSLINGNYGFAPSVKHYACMIDLLTRAGCLDEAFKLIKEMPFEPSKSIWGSFLTGCRACGNLELSELAAKKLAELESDNSTLFLLSNLYAEVRRWSYVSKVKEVMKERELEKDFGCTSVESGVWNMIMNC